One Myripristis murdjan chromosome 17, fMyrMur1.1, whole genome shotgun sequence DNA segment encodes these proteins:
- the apol1 gene encoding apolipoprotein L1 isoform X2: MERYDKMDLDLECEGGGVAQKASLFGGMFKRSSRSIEPSVQQDSLPVNSELSKSNDSLTDNNNTKDKGGMFKGILNKTTKPAKEGTSAQDSLSVNSELSKSNDSLTDNNNTKDKGGMFKGILKKTTKPAKEGTSAQATLSVHNPELSASSDSLPDNNNAAKEKTGVLGGILRRSPKPGHDRRSSQDNLSVDGDLASSTDNLSENSNTKETGGIFSGMFKKSPKPLGARTQSQDDLSASTELSGSNDNLSENSNTKEKGGFLSGVFRKPKQLGAKSQSQDDLSVDSELSGSSDNLSEKTSKGGVMGKILKNPFHSLAQDKEKSEDATVSHEKISSTEKTKAKQNDSSGNMKSTFYTDGQEKSSDEEMFNNGERPSGHKQYQNKLAGAMTKLNPFRSGNKHEKQTGSDDEDPPASIERTSGHKQKETEETETPKENEKQGEEKPKPVKSNMIQCERKERSETPAVPPRPTDEELKGTATQAKLKPSGTEDTQENKKMIPRERKGKSAETPVVPARPTEEELNRTVRGGPQKQKKENQLSQSQSDDEGLRGESVSTEAREGEEANPTTKVKKPKRHNPFMPRTAAKAASDDEELKEESSSKEEKKEEDKDKETKVRKPKKNNPFLPRIKAKAVQKNQQDGAAGSNTAENEGGQRSLFDQLEDFRVNPAEPEDDMDVEGLMDWWNTVESWEDTPQDDDMTEKEEAKAFAVTAEKVQKGIRVFNKLFSERAESLWQHVIDLNAIADGLDKFNKNTKIAQITGGSTSAIGGVATIAGLALAPVTMGTSLIVTAVGLGVATAGGLTSAGAGISNQVNNSMDRKKVEKIVEDYQEKMADLNKCMMFIKQGIENLRKFDLIKMKKHAYNRDFPALNNIYEDGAMVGKAILINANEIMRVVQIANVAGSTAARAVQIASMATGVLTGLFVGMDIYFVAKDSKELKKGAKSEFAAKIREVAGQLHEGLVELNGIREELQSTSPQENNSSDNTATSDNANKEKDENSDSSEDEIDRIKKAIKKDYENREYV; this comes from the exons ATG GAGCGCTATGATAAGATGGATTTGGATCTGGAGTGTGAAGGAGGAGGGGTTGCT CAAAAGGCATCATTATTTGGTGGGATGTTCAAAAGATCCTCCAGGTCCATTGAACCGTCAGTCCAACAG GACAGTTTGCCAGTGAACAGTGAGCTTTCAAAGAGCAATGACAGTTTGACGGATAACAACAACACTAAG GATAAAGGAGGCATGTTTAAAGGAATCCTAAACAAGACCACCAAGCCTGCCAAGGAGGGGACATCTGCTCAG GACAGTCTGTCAGTGAACAGTGAGCTTTCAAAGAGCAATGACAGTTTGACTGATAACAACAACACTAAG gaTAAAGGAGGCATGTTTAAAGGAATCCTGAAGAAGACCACTAAGCCTGCCAAGGAGGGGACGTCTGCTCAG GCAACCCTCTCTGTGCACAATCCTGAACTGTCTGCCAGTAGTGACAGCTTACCAGACAACAACAACGCAGCTAAA GAGAAAACAGGAGTGCTGGGAGGAATACTGAGACGATCACCCAAACCAGGCCATGACCGCAGGTCCTCACAG GATAATTTGTCTGTAGACGGTGACCTTGCATCAAGTACCGACAATCTGTCAGAGAACAGCAACACTAAG gagacaGGAGGAATATTCAGTGGGATGTttaaaaaatccccaaaacCCCTAGGAGCAAGAACCCAATCTCAG GATGATTTGTCTGCATCCACTGAGCTCTCAGGCAGCAATGACAATCTTTCTGAGAATAGCAACACTAAG GAAAAAGGAGGGTTCTTAAGCGGTGTATTCAGAAAACCTAAGCAGCTAGGTGCCAAGTCTCAGTCTCAG GATGACTTGTCTGTAGACAGCGAACTCTCTGGTAGCAGTGATAATCTCTCAGAGAAGACTTCAAAG GGTGGAGTAATGGGAAAGATCCTGAAGAATCCATTCCACTCTTTAGCTCAG GATAAGGAGAAGAGTGAGGACGCCACAGTCTCCCATGAAAAGATCTCTTCAACAGAGAAGACCAAAGCCAAACAG AATGATTCAAGTGGAAATATGAAGAGCACGTTCTACACTGACGGACAG GAGAAGAGCTCTGACGAAGAGATGTTCAACAATGGAGAGAGGCCTTCTGGTCACAAACAG TATCAGAATAAACTGGCTGGAGCGATGACAAAGCTGAATCCATTTCGCTCTGGAAACAAA CATGAGAAACAAACAGGGTCAGATGATGAGGATCCACCTGCCAGCATTGAGAGAACATCAGGCCACAAACAG AAGGAGACTGAGGAGACAGAGACTCCCAAGGAGAATGAGAAACAAGGGGAGGAGAAGCCAAAACCG GTCAAAAGCAATATGATCCAGTgcgagaggaaggaaagaagtgAAACGCCAGCTGTCCCACCCAGACCAACAGACGAG GAGCTAAAGGGAACAGCCACACAAGCCAAACTAAAACCAAGTGGGACTGAGGATACTCAG GAAAACAAGAAGATGATccccagagagagaaagggaaaatcTGCAGAAACTCCCGTGGTTCCTGCGAGACCCACGGAGGAG GAGCTGAACAGAACAGTAAGAGGTGGtccacaaaaacagaagaaggaAAATCAG ttgtccCAGAGCCAGTCAGATGATGAAGGCCTGAGAGGTGAATCAGTCTCCACTGaggccagagagggagaggaggccaACCCTACT ACTAAGGTGAAAAAACCCAAACGTCATAATCCATTTATGCCACGTACTGCAGCCAAG GCTGCATCTGATGATGAGGAACTAAAAGAAGAGTCTTCAtccaaagaagaaaagaaagaggaggacaaGGACAAAGAG ACCAAAGTGAGGAAACCCAAGAAAAACAATCCCTTCTTGCCTCGGATTAAg GCTAAAGCTGTACAGAAGAACCAGCAGGACGGAGCTGCAGGCAGTAACACTGCAGAG AATGAAGGCGGACAAAGATCCTTATTTGACCAGTTGGAAGACTTCCGTGTCAACCCAGCGGAGCCTGAGGATGACATG GATGTGGAGGGGCTTATGGATTGGTGGAATACAGTGGAGT CGTGGGAGGACACGCCTCAAGACGAtgacatgacagaaaaagaagaagcaaa GGCGTTTGCTGTGACAGCGGAGAAGGTGCAGAAAGGTATCCGTGTCTTCAACAAGCTGTTCTCAGAGCGAGCAGAGAGCCTGTGGCAGCACGTCATCGACCTCAATGCCATCGCTGACGGCCTGGACAAATTCAACAAGAACACAAAGATTGCCCAAATCACTGGCGGCTCCACCAGTGCTATCGGGGGTGTGGCCACTATCGCTGGCCTGGCTCTAGCCCCTGTCACCATGGGAACCTCCTTGATTGTCACAGCGGTGGGGCTTGGCGTGGCCACAGCTGGCGGTCTTACCTCAGCCGGTGCTGGCATCTCTAACCAGGTTAACAACTCCATGGACCGCAAGAAGGTGGAGAAAATAGTTGAGGACTACCAGGAAAAGATGGCCGACCTCAATAAGTGCATGATGTTCATCAAGCAGGGAATTGAGAACCTGCGTAAGTTCGACCTGATCAAGATGAAAAAGCATGCCTACAACCGGGACTTCCCTGCGCTTAACAATATTTATGAGGACGGCGCCATGGTGGGCAAGGCTATCCTCATCAATGCTAATGAGATCATGCGCGTGGTGCAGATTGCCAACGTGGCAGGCAGCACAGCAGCCAGAGCAGTTCAGATCGCCAGTATGGCTACTGGGGTGCTCACCGGACTCTTTGTAGGTATGGACATCTACTTTGTGGCCAAAGACTCAAAAGAACTCAAGAAAGGGGCCAAATCAGAGTTTGCTGCCAAAATCAGAGAGGTTGCTGGGCAGCTGCACGAAGGTCTGGTGGAGCTCAACGGGATACGAGAGGAGCTGCAGTCCACCAGCCcacaagaaaacaacagcagtgataACACAGCTACCTCAGACAATGCcaacaaagagaaagatgagaacTCTGACAGTTCAGAAGATGAAATTGACCGCATTAAAAAAGCCATCAAAAAGGATTATGAAAACCGTGAATATGTCTGA
- the apol1 gene encoding apolipoprotein L1 isoform X3: protein MERYDKMDLDLECEGGGVAQKASLFGGMFKRSSRSIEPSVQQDSLPVNSELSKSNDSLTDNNNTKDKGGMFKGILNKTTKPAKEGTSAQDSLSVNSELSKSNDSLTDNNNTKDKGGMFKGILKKTTKPAKEGTSAQATLSVHNPELSASSDSLPDNNNAAKEKTGVLGGILRRSPKPGHDRRSSQDNLSVDGDLASSTDNLSENSNTKETGGIFSGMFKKSPKPLGARTQSQDDLSASTELSGSNDNLSENSNTKEKGGFLSGVFRKPKQLGAKSQSQDDLSVDSELSGSSDNLSEKTSKGGVMGKILKNPFHSLAQDKEKSEDATVSHEKISSTEKTKAKQNDSSGNMKSTFYTDGQEKSSDEEMFNNGERPSGHKQNAVAGVMSKLNPFRSAHKKETEETETPKENEKQGEEKPKPVKSNMIQCERKERSETPAVPPRPTDEELKGTATQAKLKPSGTEDTQENKKMIPRERKGKSAETPVVPARPTEEELNRTVRGGPQKQKKENQLSQSQSDDEGLRGESVSTEAREGEEANPTTKVKKPKRHNPFMPRTAAKAASDDEELKEESSSKEEKKEEDKDKETKVRKPKKNNPFLPRIKAKAVQKNQQDGAAGSNTAENEGGQRSLFDQLEDFRVNPAEPEDDMDVEGLMDWWNTVESWEDTPQDDDMTEKEEAKAFAVTAEKVQKGIRVFNKLFSERAESLWQHVIDLNAIADGLDKFNKNTKIAQITGGSTSAIGGVATIAGLALAPVTMGTSLIVTAVGLGVATAGGLTSAGAGISNQVNNSMDRKKVEKIVEDYQEKMADLNKCMMFIKQGIENLRKFDLIKMKKHAYNRDFPALNNIYEDGAMVGKAILINANEIMRVVQIANVAGSTAARAVQIASMATGVLTGLFVGMDIYFVAKDSKELKKGAKSEFAAKIREVAGQLHEGLVELNGIREELQSTSPQENNSSDNTATSDNANKEKDENSDSSEDEIDRIKKAIKKDYENREYV from the exons ATG GAGCGCTATGATAAGATGGATTTGGATCTGGAGTGTGAAGGAGGAGGGGTTGCT CAAAAGGCATCATTATTTGGTGGGATGTTCAAAAGATCCTCCAGGTCCATTGAACCGTCAGTCCAACAG GACAGTTTGCCAGTGAACAGTGAGCTTTCAAAGAGCAATGACAGTTTGACGGATAACAACAACACTAAG GATAAAGGAGGCATGTTTAAAGGAATCCTAAACAAGACCACCAAGCCTGCCAAGGAGGGGACATCTGCTCAG GACAGTCTGTCAGTGAACAGTGAGCTTTCAAAGAGCAATGACAGTTTGACTGATAACAACAACACTAAG gaTAAAGGAGGCATGTTTAAAGGAATCCTGAAGAAGACCACTAAGCCTGCCAAGGAGGGGACGTCTGCTCAG GCAACCCTCTCTGTGCACAATCCTGAACTGTCTGCCAGTAGTGACAGCTTACCAGACAACAACAACGCAGCTAAA GAGAAAACAGGAGTGCTGGGAGGAATACTGAGACGATCACCCAAACCAGGCCATGACCGCAGGTCCTCACAG GATAATTTGTCTGTAGACGGTGACCTTGCATCAAGTACCGACAATCTGTCAGAGAACAGCAACACTAAG gagacaGGAGGAATATTCAGTGGGATGTttaaaaaatccccaaaacCCCTAGGAGCAAGAACCCAATCTCAG GATGATTTGTCTGCATCCACTGAGCTCTCAGGCAGCAATGACAATCTTTCTGAGAATAGCAACACTAAG GAAAAAGGAGGGTTCTTAAGCGGTGTATTCAGAAAACCTAAGCAGCTAGGTGCCAAGTCTCAGTCTCAG GATGACTTGTCTGTAGACAGCGAACTCTCTGGTAGCAGTGATAATCTCTCAGAGAAGACTTCAAAG GGTGGAGTAATGGGAAAGATCCTGAAGAATCCATTCCACTCTTTAGCTCAG GATAAGGAGAAGAGTGAGGACGCCACAGTCTCCCATGAAAAGATCTCTTCAACAGAGAAGACCAAAGCCAAACAG AATGATTCAAGTGGAAATATGAAGAGCACGTTCTACACTGACGGACAG GAGAAGAGCTCTGACGAAGAGATGTTCAACAATGGAGAGAGGCCTTCTGGTCACAAACAG AATGCAGTGGCTGGAGTGATGTCCAAACTGAATCCCTTCCGTTCTGCACATAAA AAGGAGACTGAGGAGACAGAGACTCCCAAGGAGAATGAGAAACAAGGGGAGGAGAAGCCAAAACCG GTCAAAAGCAATATGATCCAGTgcgagaggaaggaaagaagtgAAACGCCAGCTGTCCCACCCAGACCAACAGACGAG GAGCTAAAGGGAACAGCCACACAAGCCAAACTAAAACCAAGTGGGACTGAGGATACTCAG GAAAACAAGAAGATGATccccagagagagaaagggaaaatcTGCAGAAACTCCCGTGGTTCCTGCGAGACCCACGGAGGAG GAGCTGAACAGAACAGTAAGAGGTGGtccacaaaaacagaagaaggaAAATCAG ttgtccCAGAGCCAGTCAGATGATGAAGGCCTGAGAGGTGAATCAGTCTCCACTGaggccagagagggagaggaggccaACCCTACT ACTAAGGTGAAAAAACCCAAACGTCATAATCCATTTATGCCACGTACTGCAGCCAAG GCTGCATCTGATGATGAGGAACTAAAAGAAGAGTCTTCAtccaaagaagaaaagaaagaggaggacaaGGACAAAGAG ACCAAAGTGAGGAAACCCAAGAAAAACAATCCCTTCTTGCCTCGGATTAAg GCTAAAGCTGTACAGAAGAACCAGCAGGACGGAGCTGCAGGCAGTAACACTGCAGAG AATGAAGGCGGACAAAGATCCTTATTTGACCAGTTGGAAGACTTCCGTGTCAACCCAGCGGAGCCTGAGGATGACATG GATGTGGAGGGGCTTATGGATTGGTGGAATACAGTGGAGT CGTGGGAGGACACGCCTCAAGACGAtgacatgacagaaaaagaagaagcaaa GGCGTTTGCTGTGACAGCGGAGAAGGTGCAGAAAGGTATCCGTGTCTTCAACAAGCTGTTCTCAGAGCGAGCAGAGAGCCTGTGGCAGCACGTCATCGACCTCAATGCCATCGCTGACGGCCTGGACAAATTCAACAAGAACACAAAGATTGCCCAAATCACTGGCGGCTCCACCAGTGCTATCGGGGGTGTGGCCACTATCGCTGGCCTGGCTCTAGCCCCTGTCACCATGGGAACCTCCTTGATTGTCACAGCGGTGGGGCTTGGCGTGGCCACAGCTGGCGGTCTTACCTCAGCCGGTGCTGGCATCTCTAACCAGGTTAACAACTCCATGGACCGCAAGAAGGTGGAGAAAATAGTTGAGGACTACCAGGAAAAGATGGCCGACCTCAATAAGTGCATGATGTTCATCAAGCAGGGAATTGAGAACCTGCGTAAGTTCGACCTGATCAAGATGAAAAAGCATGCCTACAACCGGGACTTCCCTGCGCTTAACAATATTTATGAGGACGGCGCCATGGTGGGCAAGGCTATCCTCATCAATGCTAATGAGATCATGCGCGTGGTGCAGATTGCCAACGTGGCAGGCAGCACAGCAGCCAGAGCAGTTCAGATCGCCAGTATGGCTACTGGGGTGCTCACCGGACTCTTTGTAGGTATGGACATCTACTTTGTGGCCAAAGACTCAAAAGAACTCAAGAAAGGGGCCAAATCAGAGTTTGCTGCCAAAATCAGAGAGGTTGCTGGGCAGCTGCACGAAGGTCTGGTGGAGCTCAACGGGATACGAGAGGAGCTGCAGTCCACCAGCCcacaagaaaacaacagcagtgataACACAGCTACCTCAGACAATGCcaacaaagagaaagatgagaacTCTGACAGTTCAGAAGATGAAATTGACCGCATTAAAAAAGCCATCAAAAAGGATTATGAAAACCGTGAATATGTCTGA
- the apol1 gene encoding apolipoprotein L1 isoform X1 yields the protein MERYDKMDLDLECEGGGVAQKASLFGGMFKRSSRSIEPSVQQDSLPVNSELSKSNDSLTDNNNTKDKGGMFKGILNKTTKPAKEGTSAQDSLSVNSELSKSNDSLTDNNNTKDKGGMFKGILKKTTKPAKEGTSAQATLSVHNPELSASSDSLPDNNNAAKEKTGVLGGILRRSPKPGHDRRSSQDNLSVDGDLASSTDNLSENSNTKETGGIFSGMFKKSPKPLGARTQSQDDLSASTELSGSNDNLSENSNTKEKGGFLSGVFRKPKQLGAKSQSQDDLSVDSELSGSSDNLSEKTSKGGVMGKILKNPFHSLAQDKEKSEDATVSHEKISSTEKTKAKQNDSSGNMKSTFYTDGQEKSSDEEMFNNGERPSGHKQYQNKLAGAMTKLNPFRSGNKHEKQTGSDDEDPPASIERTSGHKQNAVAGVMSKLNPFRSAHKKETEETETPKENEKQGEEKPKPVKSNMIQCERKERSETPAVPPRPTDEELKGTATQAKLKPSGTEDTQENKKMIPRERKGKSAETPVVPARPTEEELNRTVRGGPQKQKKENQLSQSQSDDEGLRGESVSTEAREGEEANPTTKVKKPKRHNPFMPRTAAKAASDDEELKEESSSKEEKKEEDKDKETKVRKPKKNNPFLPRIKAKAVQKNQQDGAAGSNTAENEGGQRSLFDQLEDFRVNPAEPEDDMDVEGLMDWWNTVESWEDTPQDDDMTEKEEAKAFAVTAEKVQKGIRVFNKLFSERAESLWQHVIDLNAIADGLDKFNKNTKIAQITGGSTSAIGGVATIAGLALAPVTMGTSLIVTAVGLGVATAGGLTSAGAGISNQVNNSMDRKKVEKIVEDYQEKMADLNKCMMFIKQGIENLRKFDLIKMKKHAYNRDFPALNNIYEDGAMVGKAILINANEIMRVVQIANVAGSTAARAVQIASMATGVLTGLFVGMDIYFVAKDSKELKKGAKSEFAAKIREVAGQLHEGLVELNGIREELQSTSPQENNSSDNTATSDNANKEKDENSDSSEDEIDRIKKAIKKDYENREYV from the exons ATG GAGCGCTATGATAAGATGGATTTGGATCTGGAGTGTGAAGGAGGAGGGGTTGCT CAAAAGGCATCATTATTTGGTGGGATGTTCAAAAGATCCTCCAGGTCCATTGAACCGTCAGTCCAACAG GACAGTTTGCCAGTGAACAGTGAGCTTTCAAAGAGCAATGACAGTTTGACGGATAACAACAACACTAAG GATAAAGGAGGCATGTTTAAAGGAATCCTAAACAAGACCACCAAGCCTGCCAAGGAGGGGACATCTGCTCAG GACAGTCTGTCAGTGAACAGTGAGCTTTCAAAGAGCAATGACAGTTTGACTGATAACAACAACACTAAG gaTAAAGGAGGCATGTTTAAAGGAATCCTGAAGAAGACCACTAAGCCTGCCAAGGAGGGGACGTCTGCTCAG GCAACCCTCTCTGTGCACAATCCTGAACTGTCTGCCAGTAGTGACAGCTTACCAGACAACAACAACGCAGCTAAA GAGAAAACAGGAGTGCTGGGAGGAATACTGAGACGATCACCCAAACCAGGCCATGACCGCAGGTCCTCACAG GATAATTTGTCTGTAGACGGTGACCTTGCATCAAGTACCGACAATCTGTCAGAGAACAGCAACACTAAG gagacaGGAGGAATATTCAGTGGGATGTttaaaaaatccccaaaacCCCTAGGAGCAAGAACCCAATCTCAG GATGATTTGTCTGCATCCACTGAGCTCTCAGGCAGCAATGACAATCTTTCTGAGAATAGCAACACTAAG GAAAAAGGAGGGTTCTTAAGCGGTGTATTCAGAAAACCTAAGCAGCTAGGTGCCAAGTCTCAGTCTCAG GATGACTTGTCTGTAGACAGCGAACTCTCTGGTAGCAGTGATAATCTCTCAGAGAAGACTTCAAAG GGTGGAGTAATGGGAAAGATCCTGAAGAATCCATTCCACTCTTTAGCTCAG GATAAGGAGAAGAGTGAGGACGCCACAGTCTCCCATGAAAAGATCTCTTCAACAGAGAAGACCAAAGCCAAACAG AATGATTCAAGTGGAAATATGAAGAGCACGTTCTACACTGACGGACAG GAGAAGAGCTCTGACGAAGAGATGTTCAACAATGGAGAGAGGCCTTCTGGTCACAAACAG TATCAGAATAAACTGGCTGGAGCGATGACAAAGCTGAATCCATTTCGCTCTGGAAACAAA CATGAGAAACAAACAGGGTCAGATGATGAGGATCCACCTGCCAGCATTGAGAGAACATCAGGCCACAAACAG AATGCAGTGGCTGGAGTGATGTCCAAACTGAATCCCTTCCGTTCTGCACATAAA AAGGAGACTGAGGAGACAGAGACTCCCAAGGAGAATGAGAAACAAGGGGAGGAGAAGCCAAAACCG GTCAAAAGCAATATGATCCAGTgcgagaggaaggaaagaagtgAAACGCCAGCTGTCCCACCCAGACCAACAGACGAG GAGCTAAAGGGAACAGCCACACAAGCCAAACTAAAACCAAGTGGGACTGAGGATACTCAG GAAAACAAGAAGATGATccccagagagagaaagggaaaatcTGCAGAAACTCCCGTGGTTCCTGCGAGACCCACGGAGGAG GAGCTGAACAGAACAGTAAGAGGTGGtccacaaaaacagaagaaggaAAATCAG ttgtccCAGAGCCAGTCAGATGATGAAGGCCTGAGAGGTGAATCAGTCTCCACTGaggccagagagggagaggaggccaACCCTACT ACTAAGGTGAAAAAACCCAAACGTCATAATCCATTTATGCCACGTACTGCAGCCAAG GCTGCATCTGATGATGAGGAACTAAAAGAAGAGTCTTCAtccaaagaagaaaagaaagaggaggacaaGGACAAAGAG ACCAAAGTGAGGAAACCCAAGAAAAACAATCCCTTCTTGCCTCGGATTAAg GCTAAAGCTGTACAGAAGAACCAGCAGGACGGAGCTGCAGGCAGTAACACTGCAGAG AATGAAGGCGGACAAAGATCCTTATTTGACCAGTTGGAAGACTTCCGTGTCAACCCAGCGGAGCCTGAGGATGACATG GATGTGGAGGGGCTTATGGATTGGTGGAATACAGTGGAGT CGTGGGAGGACACGCCTCAAGACGAtgacatgacagaaaaagaagaagcaaa GGCGTTTGCTGTGACAGCGGAGAAGGTGCAGAAAGGTATCCGTGTCTTCAACAAGCTGTTCTCAGAGCGAGCAGAGAGCCTGTGGCAGCACGTCATCGACCTCAATGCCATCGCTGACGGCCTGGACAAATTCAACAAGAACACAAAGATTGCCCAAATCACTGGCGGCTCCACCAGTGCTATCGGGGGTGTGGCCACTATCGCTGGCCTGGCTCTAGCCCCTGTCACCATGGGAACCTCCTTGATTGTCACAGCGGTGGGGCTTGGCGTGGCCACAGCTGGCGGTCTTACCTCAGCCGGTGCTGGCATCTCTAACCAGGTTAACAACTCCATGGACCGCAAGAAGGTGGAGAAAATAGTTGAGGACTACCAGGAAAAGATGGCCGACCTCAATAAGTGCATGATGTTCATCAAGCAGGGAATTGAGAACCTGCGTAAGTTCGACCTGATCAAGATGAAAAAGCATGCCTACAACCGGGACTTCCCTGCGCTTAACAATATTTATGAGGACGGCGCCATGGTGGGCAAGGCTATCCTCATCAATGCTAATGAGATCATGCGCGTGGTGCAGATTGCCAACGTGGCAGGCAGCACAGCAGCCAGAGCAGTTCAGATCGCCAGTATGGCTACTGGGGTGCTCACCGGACTCTTTGTAGGTATGGACATCTACTTTGTGGCCAAAGACTCAAAAGAACTCAAGAAAGGGGCCAAATCAGAGTTTGCTGCCAAAATCAGAGAGGTTGCTGGGCAGCTGCACGAAGGTCTGGTGGAGCTCAACGGGATACGAGAGGAGCTGCAGTCCACCAGCCcacaagaaaacaacagcagtgataACACAGCTACCTCAGACAATGCcaacaaagagaaagatgagaacTCTGACAGTTCAGAAGATGAAATTGACCGCATTAAAAAAGCCATCAAAAAGGATTATGAAAACCGTGAATATGTCTGA